The Juglans regia cultivar Chandler chromosome 6, Walnut 2.0, whole genome shotgun sequence genome contains the following window.
acatatatattttagttcaaccaatttacatgaaacaaacgactttaaatgagtcgtgtcatgttaatatatttctaattaattattaaacgggtctCCTCCTACACAAATTGTTTGATGTACATGGATAAATACATTGAAGTTTAATCTTAATGGTTGTAGAATGTTTGAAAGAACAATTGATAGctaagatttaaatatataccTATGGCATCGACTATTAGTAGACTGCTTGGTTACCACAATCTCCTCTGTTCCACTGTTGATTTCTCTTGTTCCTAATCTTAACTGCCCATTGTTTTAGTTGAATGTTAAAAATGTCTTTCTACATGACAACTTGCTTGGGGATGTTTAAATGGAGAAACTAACTATGTTTGTTGCTTAAGGGAGCATTAGGGGAACTGTTTACAAGTTAAAAAATGCATCATATGGCGTAAAACTTGAAAATGAAACATTAATGAAGGAGATCTTTTGGAGATAGAAATCAAAGGGCTTTATGGTTGAGGGAGGGGGATAAATGAAGACTTCTTCCATTGAGTGGCTAATTCGCATAGGAGGAACAATGCAAGTAAGATGATGGTGATGGTATTATTTCCTCAGATCAATCTGCAACAAATTATCATATTGTACAACATTATAAGCACTTACTCTCGGAACAGTACATGGAAACGACAGAAATTAGATGGGTTCGTGTTTGAGACAATTGATCCCTAGGAAACAGGGTGGCTTGAGAGGCCTTTCGAAGAAGACAAGGTTTGCAAAGTGGTTAAAAATATGGCTTGGGACAAAGCAGCAGGTCCCAATGGCTTCACTATGGCATTCTTCCAAGTTTGTTGGAAAGCAGTCAAAGGGGACATAATGTGGGGTTTTCAAGAGTTCCATGTAAAAGGAAGGTTTGAAAAAAGCCTCAATGCAACTTTTATAGCACTTATTCCTCAAAAAGCAGGAGTAGCAGACACCGTTCATATTGAACCTGCACCGTTCAGCTTCAGACATCGGTGGTAGTTCCCATTGAGATGACACCAACACCCATGTGTTTCCAAATCAAGATAATGGGTCATGCAAATCAGACACAATGGATAGTGaaaacaacaataacaaaaaaaaaaaaaaaaaagaacccagtagaagaatgagatgaaaattgctCTGAATGTATGAggaggtgagatgaaaattgcgCCGAATGTACGAGGAGATGGGATAAAAATCGTGCTGAATGTATGaggagatgagataaaaatgcattcttTCTCGTTCTATTCATGCCTGAGATAAAATCGGGTTGAAATGGTCTTCTTCTGTGTTggctctctttctttctttcaccttcgttttttaatttcttttaatgccATGTCAGTGCAGTGTGTGGGTGTGTTAAAATGGGCGGCATCCATGTAGAAGAACTGAATCCCAAAATAGTCTAAAATTAATGCATCAGGCCATATACAGCTAGTCAATGGCATATGAGTTTACCATTACTCACCAGTACATCAACAGAAAGCTTCAAGCTCAAAAGCAAAGGATCTCCTTCTGGCCCAGCAATGCCGTTCAGCAAGACATCTGGAAAAACGTGTGTCCCAATAAAATACCTTAACATGAATACAACAAGGtgtaagaaacaaataaaagttaACAAAACATATAGAAGAGTCAGAAGTTTCAATGTGGAGTTAAATTGATTAATGTTAATACAAATCCAACAATTTGAACCTTTCTTAAAAACCGATTCCTTAGTCCTATTTAACCTTCCATCAACCTTAAAGCACTTCTAAGTGGTATGGTTCAATCACATGGAAAAGCAATTAAAGAAACAAACACATACCAAAATGCAAATGTGGCAGCTGAAAGACTCATTACACTATATACAAAGGGCCCAGCTATCGAATCTGCAAGCCTTTGTATAGGTGCTTCACGACCTTGAGCATCCTCAACCtgacaataaaaacatatagcTTTATTTGAAGAAGAATCTGCCCATATAGAATAAGGTCTAAAATTTCCTATATAGCATCAAGCATTTGATAGTTCATTTGGGCTTTTATGGTAACTGTTAATCCAACCTGGACCAGGCTAATTGAATTGTTCATGACTTCATGCAACTGTAATGAGTTTCAAGCCTTATGTGAATCACTAACAAAGTGGTGATTCGGTAGTGCTAGGATCAGTTCCTATTTTTTAATCACTTGCTCTACTTAGCCATCAATAACATTTGCAATACAAGTTCAGAGGTTGCTTGAGCAGTGACGCTGTCCTCTTTAAAACCTAGAGGTATTTTGAAGATGTGGAACACAGGCAAGCGAGCACGTGCACACATACacagttagagagagagagacagagagaggggAAAGCTAGCTTACTAACCATGCGAAAAATCTTGGATATCATTGAGTTGGTGCCTGTGGAAGAGGCTTCAATCCTCAAAGGACCATCCTGAAATAAATAATAGCCcttctaataatattaagagAAATTGGATTGTCAAAAGCCACATAAATTTGAAATTCCCAGGAATTAACTCGACTATATGATCTAAAGCTTGATTTTACGAGAAACATGCTAATCAAGCATACGTCAACCTCCAAGAAAAATGAGCAGTTCTATCTATACCCCACCAATGTCTCAAAGATAAACAAAAAACAGACATTATCACAATTCTCAAGTCTAAAATTAATCATACCCAATTTATTGTCCCAGCAGAGACCGTGAGGCCTTTTTCCTTATACACAGGAAGTGATTCTCCTGTAAGCATGGATTCATCAACAACACTTCTTCCCGAAAGAACTCTTCCCTGCCccaaaaatttgaattttaactcTCAATCCATAAGCAAAAATCCAGTTTTGGAGTGTGTGTGcgcacatgcatgcattacaTGTGTGATGCAAAAGAAGCTCTGGTAGACAAAACTTGGAAACCaaagttatttgaaattttggactACAGCTGTGGCGTCTAGATGCAATCATACAAAATCTTCACCTATTTAGTTTGGGTCTTATATTTATGCTTATCACGTAAGAAAGCCCATTGgttcaaatttaaataagtttttcttaacTGTAGATAAtctagtaatttttttatttgtaagaatGAGATTATCAGAGACCAAAatgtcttattttaaatttttttttttgagaactTTTCCTGTTTCATTCTTATACTTTTTACTTAATttaggttttcttttaaaaaacaaaataaggaaTCCTATTTTTTGTTGAATAGGTTTTGGCAATAGCCAATATAAGGGCCTTTAGATAATCTGTTTCAGATTCAGAAATGTTGTTTTGATAATTTCCTGTAGTTTGTTTTTGAGCTTTCAAGGTGTGATTGCCTAGTCTATTCCTTCTTCTCCATTCTATTCTTGTCTCAACAAGCACCAAAGTCGTCGGATCCCTTTTTTAACACCTATTTAACAATATATGCCTCCAACCAAGATCACATCCAGAAACCTACATAGTGCTTAAATCCTAAAGATGCTGCATTAGACTTGATATTACACAACACCACTTCTCTGTGTGCTGAGTCAATATATAATGGGAAGACGCTCAgcaaactaaaaagaaaatgaaagagatacTATTGTAACTAATCAACAGCACTTTCGTTTCAAGCAAAAACATATTATTGTGTCTATATTGATTGAAGATGTTGTAATTGGCCATATTCCTGATGGGTTGAAGCGGTGGTATGAGAACATTaactattgttagaatattattttttaatattgttattattttgagatttgaaaaagttgaattgtttattatattttgtgtgaaaatttaggaaagttataatgatgagatgagatgaaaccatctctaAATCCAATCAGGGCCTTGCTATCATGCTAAAATGGTATCGAAGACGTGATTTCTTACAATGACTTGACTACAAAATATGCAACTCCATATCAACCTTAACACTTACATCTATAGGAATAGTCTCTCCGGGCAAAACCAACACAGAATCTCCGACTCGGATGTCATCAGTTGGGACCTCAACACATATTGCATCAGAGCTAAGTATGCTATCACTGTATGAATCACTTTCAGTGGGCATAATTACAAGCCGTGACTGCGTGGATATCAGTGACTGCAAAAACACCCAGCAAACTAGATCAAACAAGTGTTGATTATTTCATCCCCTGAGAGATACCAAGTATATGATAAAGCGCATCATGCATATCTCCATTTCTTGTTGATGCACAAAAGTTATCTGACCATGCAATAAACATAAATGCACCAATGACTTTTTCTAGTCACCAAACCAAAGAGAGACTTGAAGAACAAGAGAAGTGCGAGCTCTGAAAAGTGCTGAATTTAATTAAGTCAATCACGGTACCATATTTTATAACAACACAATATTACATGGATGCTTAGGCTGCTAGCATGTTCATCATAGTGAGCAAATGGTACTCTATCCTCAAATATGCATACCCATGCAACTTTCATATGGGCCATGACATTAGGCTAGACCTACTACAGGCAGCAGAGACATGGTGGTGCAgtcaaacaaaaactacattgagacatctttttttttatttataagtaaaaatacaTTGAGACATCCGTGACCAAAGTGTTTCGGTAACTGACTATatggctttatttttttaatataaaatgaagtttCCATCAAAATgcactagatttttttttaaaaaagaaaaaaaagaaatcatgtcTCATGTTCAAAATACCTGTTAAAACATTTCAAACATAGAATTACTAAAAGTGAATCACAGagcagataaaaaaaatgtaagaaaattAAAGTGAATGTAATgggatcaaaataaaatttgcaacTGTCCAAACATAATTTAGCAGAAGAATACAAAAGtaatagaaatagaaatgaaaCCAAATTTCACACGAAGAGACCAGCCAAATGTTCGTTAGTTTATCTGTTGAAATTAGAGACATGAACCACATTCTAACTTACTAAAAGTTCATTCATATCACTTGATGCCCTGATTCTCGCCTTTTCTTCCAGAGAACGTCCAAGGAGCACAAAACCAAGAAGCATGACCTGCATACTAAAACACGGGCATTCCATGAGGAGTGTGTTATCTACTAAACCATAAAGTTCAACCTTCTAGCTTTCAGATGTAATGATGGGAAGGGtggttataacttataacaaCCAAGTTGTGTTGTAGGTTTCGCaatctcaaatttaaaaagtttcttataagatcaTGTAAAACACTGTAAAGAATGAACGTAAAGCAACTCACCGGTTCCTCAAAGAATGATGCATCCCATTCAAGCCCAGGATTAAGAAGTGAGACCTATAAAAGGAAAGGAATTCAAGATTCTATaacttgcaacaaaaataaaaaaggagcaTCCCGGAATGCAATGGAAAACTAAGGAAAGGGTCTCACCGCGCTGATCACAAATGCAGCTATGGACCCAAATCCCACCAGCGAGTTCATATTTGGGGAACCCTTCTTGAATGCCCTCAGGCCATCAAAAAGCAAGTCTGCAACACATTGTTATTCTaaataatcaaaaaataaaaattgagaatttCGAAAATTCCAATTAAAAGGAATGTAGTAGacaataaaatagaatatttattccTAACTGAGTTTTACTatgtacaatcatttttattttttatttatgcacTTTATTGATgtaatatttgatattaaaaaaaaaaataaaacaatcaatcataatattaatagagtacataaaaaatagataaaaataattatacagtaCATTTTTGTATTCCTAAACACGctaattgaattaatatttttttccttttaggacaTTAAAATCCCACAAAACATGGAGTGCTTgaaaaaattagtaatataGGGTATTCAAACAAGAGGAAAGAGAAACCATTACAGACCTCTTCCAGGTCCCAACAGAGTCCCAAAAGCCAAAGCGCCCTTTAGATAGGAATTATGAAGTACTTCCCAGAAAGATCCTGAAACCAACAACAATAAATCAAAGTTGGACATCAAAGCACTGTTCTCCAGTTCCAATATGATGAAGGAATACCATGAGCGACGTGAATGCCAAGAGAGTGCAAGATATGAGAAGCGTGCGATCCGCAACACAAGGCAACCAAAGTCCACGCGAAAGCCACGCGATTCCGAGAATTTGCTAGCAATTCCTCCTTCTTCTTAGCCATCTCCTTCCAATTCTTCACATTCTCCGCCACTCCCATCCCCGAAACCCTCCGCTTCGTCGGAAACCCACACTCCGTCAGCCTCCGAGCCAAACTCTCCGCAACATTCGCCGGAAAATCGGTCCTTGGCTTCAATTTGACAGCCGCGGTCTCGGTCAACATGTTGACCACTACCGATTCGACTCTGTCTTCGGCGGAGAGGACCGACTTGACACGGGACACACAAGCCCCACACATCATTCCGGAGACGTCAAGAAGAACCGACGTTGACTCATTGCAGTTTTGTTCTTCACTTTGTGTTAGAGGCTCGATTTCGAGGGAGTTGGAGAGAACAAAGTTAGAAGCCGAGCGTCGGCGTCTTTTTGGGAGGAGAAGGTTACGTCTCCGTTCTCTTGGAACAAGAGAACCGAAGCCATAACAGCGAGCAATGGAGCTTGATCTGCAGCTGTAGCTGTAGAAGAGCTTTCGGTGAGGCAAGAGAGACAGCCGTAGTAGATCGGTCGCCATTGTACGAGCGCGCGAGAGAGACAGGGAGAGACAGATGACGATGAATTATGTATATCTGATCTACTACATCCACATATGTTCTTCTTTGGCTGCTAGTTGACTGGCTCGTGGTCAAAATAGCAG
Protein-coding sequences here:
- the LOC108985995 gene encoding copper-transporting ATPase PAA2, chloroplastic is translated as MATDLLRLSLLPHRKLFYSYSCRSSSIARCYGFGSLVPRERRRNLLLPKRRRRSASNFVLSNSLEIEPLTQSEEQNCNESTSVLLDVSGMMCGACVSRVKSVLSAEDRVESVVVNMLTETAAVKLKPRTDFPANVAESLARRLTECGFPTKRRVSGMGVAENVKNWKEMAKKKEELLANSRNRVAFAWTLVALCCGSHASHILHSLGIHVAHGSFWEVLHNSYLKGALAFGTLLGPGRDLLFDGLRAFKKGSPNMNSLVGFGSIAAFVISAVSLLNPGLEWDASFFEEPVMLLGFVLLGRSLEEKARIRASSDMNELLSLISTQSRLVIMPTESDSYSDSILSSDAICVEVPTDDIRVGDSVLVLPGETIPIDGRVLSGRSVVDESMLTGESLPVYKEKGLTVSAGTINWDGPLRIEASSTGTNSMISKIFRMVEDAQGREAPIQRLADSIAGPFVYSVMSLSAATFAFWYFIGTHVFPDVLLNGIAGPEGDPLLLSLKLSVDVLVVSCPCALGLATPTAILVGTSLGARQGLLIRGGDVLQRLASIDYVALDKTGTLTEGKPAVSAVASFLYEENEILQIAAAVEKTASHPIAKAIIRKAEALNLDIPVTRGQLAEPGFGTLAEVDGRLVAVGALEWVHERFQKRADPSDLRNLEHAVMQHSVEGISLSNYSKTVVYVGREGEGIIGVIAISDSLRHDAKSTVTRLQQKGIKAVLLSGDREEAVATIAKTVGIGSDCINASLSPQQKSGVISTLKSAGHHVAMVGDGINDAPSLALADVGIALQIEAQENAASDAASIVLLGNKLSQVVDALELAQSTMAKVYQNLSWAIAYNVVAIPIAAGALLPQYDFAMTPSLSGGLMALSSIFVVTNSLLLQLHTSKGTRKM